In Oceaniferula marina, the following proteins share a genomic window:
- a CDS encoding lactonase family protein produces MLKRLHYFICSTLLLSAQLTLAQETTTRVYIASGQDGIYSCELNQSEGTLTPPILRSKLTGAGFLAWHPRQNRLYATATLDPAKKKQGQSGGVIAFAPQADGSLTELNRQSTMGRGLCHISTDTSGNMLMGADYGGGRVVSFQMQSDGQLGRLTSIHQHKGSGSHPKRQTRAHAHSIYPGPENRYAYAADLGIDQVIHYEMTPKAGTLKRIADTKLPSGSGPRHMKFGKNGNMLYVLNELNTSVSVFKRIKATGKLEARQSLSMFADGTDNTDMTSSEIQISPDGRFLYCATRDLSQQQRDAISVFEVQKDGLLKRIQTIHPGVWFPRHIQLAPSGTFLLVAGQRGNEVSIMKIDQGKGTLKEAHQRIPLPTPMCISFQP; encoded by the coding sequence ATGCTCAAACGCCTCCACTATTTCATCTGCAGCACTCTGCTTCTCAGTGCCCAGCTCACACTGGCTCAGGAAACCACAACCCGGGTCTACATCGCCAGCGGCCAGGACGGGATCTACAGCTGCGAACTCAATCAAAGCGAAGGAACCCTCACACCTCCGATCCTGAGAAGCAAACTCACGGGTGCCGGATTTCTAGCGTGGCACCCTCGGCAAAACCGCCTCTATGCAACGGCCACACTCGATCCGGCAAAAAAAAAGCAGGGCCAATCTGGAGGAGTGATCGCATTCGCCCCCCAAGCCGACGGCTCACTCACTGAACTCAACCGCCAATCCACCATGGGTCGTGGACTCTGCCACATCAGCACCGATACCTCGGGTAACATGCTCATGGGTGCAGACTACGGTGGAGGGCGAGTCGTTTCCTTTCAAATGCAGAGCGACGGCCAACTCGGCCGCTTGACCTCCATTCATCAGCACAAAGGCTCAGGCAGTCATCCGAAACGCCAGACCCGTGCCCATGCGCACTCGATCTACCCGGGGCCAGAGAACCGTTACGCCTACGCCGCTGACCTCGGGATCGATCAGGTAATCCACTATGAAATGACACCGAAAGCGGGAACCCTCAAGCGCATTGCCGATACCAAACTTCCGTCCGGGTCCGGACCACGCCATATGAAGTTCGGCAAAAATGGAAACATGCTCTATGTCCTCAATGAACTCAACACCTCGGTTTCGGTTTTTAAAAGAATCAAGGCCACCGGAAAACTAGAAGCACGTCAGTCGCTGAGCATGTTTGCCGATGGGACCGACAACACAGACATGACATCCTCGGAAATCCAGATTTCTCCAGACGGCCGCTTCCTCTATTGTGCGACACGTGACCTCAGCCAACAACAACGCGATGCCATCAGCGTGTTCGAAGTCCAAAAAGACGGCCTACTCAAACGTATTCAGACCATCCACCCGGGCGTTTGGTTCCCACGCCACATCCAGCTCGCCCCCTCAGGAACGTTCCTTCTCGTAGCCGGACAACGAGGCAATGAAGTATCGATCATGAAAATCGATCAAGGCAAAGGCACACTCAAGGAAGCGCACCAACGCATCCCGCTCCCCACCCCGATGTGCATCTCATTCCAACCTTGA
- a CDS encoding helix-turn-helix domain-containing protein, with protein sequence MELIPHTQFSTDMVPEEHRFDVWRDSISVLFDIEQQKQDLKRPFDAHLDAFMLDQVMLARTRSEAAYYRRKAKDTRSDGIDMIMLQLFIKGEVEFCAGRSITQLQAGDIAVYDLSKPTNNFNTSFDNLSVLFPRELIDEYVPSATNWHGQHLPRSNPMTNLLRSHILSLYEFGPTITIEASPGLQRSLLNMTSTAFQASAENMHRSAEIVAATQLQEIKKYIRQHLADPNLTPDNIAKAFGLSRAHLYRITDPLEGIMQYIRHQRLKRCWKELQSPRQSHLSITELGFKWGYNDAGTFTRNFKKTFGMLPKDARALGALNNHQASAESQAGNDAPDRGYESWVRSLAD encoded by the coding sequence ATGGAGTTGATCCCTCATACTCAATTTTCAACGGATATGGTCCCCGAAGAGCATCGATTCGATGTCTGGCGGGACTCCATCTCCGTGCTCTTTGATATCGAACAACAAAAGCAGGATCTCAAGCGCCCCTTTGACGCACATCTTGACGCCTTTATGCTGGATCAGGTCATGCTCGCCCGGACTCGCTCAGAAGCAGCCTACTACCGAAGAAAAGCCAAAGACACCCGCAGCGACGGCATCGACATGATCATGCTGCAGCTCTTCATCAAAGGCGAAGTCGAGTTCTGTGCGGGAAGAAGCATTACCCAGCTTCAAGCCGGCGATATCGCCGTCTACGATCTTAGCAAGCCAACCAACAATTTTAATACCAGCTTTGATAATCTGTCCGTGCTTTTCCCGAGGGAACTCATCGATGAATACGTTCCCTCCGCGACAAACTGGCATGGACAACACCTGCCACGAAGCAACCCGATGACCAATCTGCTGCGTAGCCACATTCTCTCACTCTATGAATTTGGACCGACCATCACCATCGAGGCCAGCCCGGGCTTGCAACGTTCACTCCTGAACATGACAAGCACCGCCTTTCAGGCATCAGCGGAAAACATGCATCGCTCAGCTGAGATCGTTGCCGCCACCCAGCTGCAGGAAATCAAAAAATACATCCGCCAACACCTGGCCGACCCCAACCTCACTCCGGACAACATCGCCAAAGCCTTCGGCCTCTCCAGAGCCCACCTCTACCGGATCACCGATCCTCTTGAAGGGATCATGCAATACATCCGTCACCAACGCCTCAAACGTTGCTGGAAAGAACTGCAAAGCCCACGGCAAAGCCACCTCAGCATTACTGAACTCGGTTTTAAGTGGGGCTACAATGATGCGGGAACCTTCACCCGAAACTTCAAAAAAACCTTTGGCATGCTTCCCAAGGATGCACGGGCCCTCGGAGCCCTCAATAACCATCAGGCAAGCGCCGAAAGCCAAGCGGGCAACGATGCTCCCGACCGCGGATACGAGTCCTGGGTGCGTTCACTCGCAGACTAG
- a CDS encoding nitroreductase family protein has translation MNTLEAISSRRSVKHYDPEHRMTEEEIEQLIGHAILAPTSFNIQNWRFVVLTDPELRQKVRAAAWDQAQVTEASITILLCADLNAHLKDPARYWKDAPKEAADILVPMIEPFYADKPQLQRDEAMRSCGMAGQSIMMAAREMGYDSCPMIGFDPDAVAKLINLPDDHCIGFMITVGKALKPAWPRPGQLPLSDVMVRDQFPSS, from the coding sequence ATGAATACTCTTGAAGCCATAAGTAGCCGACGCTCTGTGAAACACTACGATCCGGAGCACCGGATGACTGAAGAAGAAATAGAACAGTTAATTGGGCATGCCATTTTGGCGCCGACCTCGTTTAATATTCAAAATTGGCGATTTGTCGTGCTCACGGATCCGGAGCTTCGGCAGAAGGTTCGGGCGGCAGCCTGGGATCAAGCCCAGGTAACCGAGGCTTCGATTACCATTTTGTTGTGTGCTGATTTGAATGCTCATCTCAAGGACCCAGCCCGTTACTGGAAGGATGCACCGAAAGAGGCCGCTGACATCTTGGTGCCGATGATTGAGCCTTTTTATGCGGATAAGCCACAGTTGCAGCGCGACGAAGCGATGCGTTCCTGTGGAATGGCAGGTCAGTCGATTATGATGGCGGCTCGGGAAATGGGATACGATAGCTGCCCGATGATCGGTTTTGACCCCGATGCGGTGGCCAAGTTGATCAATCTTCCGGACGACCATTGCATTGGTTTTATGATCACGGTGGGTAAGGCCCTTAAACCGGCTTGGCCACGTCCAGGGCAATTGCCCTTATCCGACGTGATGGTGCGTGACCAATTTCCCTCATCATAG
- a CDS encoding AIM24 family protein, which produces MPSATPPALPALPKRHTLQEFIHATTQKDHGQGLFELETERLLELNLNGKVHTKMGSMVAYHGQVKFTRETLLSRGVGNLLKKAVSGEGARITDAEGVGSVYLADAGKKISVIELSNESIVVNGNDILAFEPTIQYDIKMMKRVAAMLSGGLFNIRLQGSGLVAITSHYEPRTLIVEPGKPVVTDPNATVAWSGSLEPQIKTDVSLKSFLGRGSGESFQMLFEGSGFVTIQPYEEVAYQASS; this is translated from the coding sequence ATGCCAAGCGCCACACCACCCGCACTCCCCGCACTCCCCAAACGTCACACCCTGCAAGAGTTTATCCACGCCACGACCCAGAAAGATCATGGCCAGGGGCTTTTCGAACTCGAAACCGAGCGCCTTCTCGAACTCAACCTGAATGGAAAGGTGCACACCAAAATGGGCTCCATGGTCGCCTACCACGGACAAGTCAAGTTCACCCGCGAAACCCTGCTCAGCCGCGGAGTCGGCAACCTCTTGAAAAAAGCAGTCTCCGGTGAAGGGGCACGCATCACCGATGCCGAAGGCGTCGGCTCCGTCTACCTCGCCGATGCCGGTAAAAAAATCTCCGTCATCGAACTCAGCAACGAAAGCATCGTGGTCAACGGCAACGATATCCTCGCTTTTGAGCCAACCATCCAATACGACATCAAAATGATGAAACGGGTCGCAGCCATGCTCAGTGGCGGCCTGTTCAACATCCGGCTACAGGGTAGCGGTCTGGTCGCCATCACCAGCCACTACGAACCGCGCACTCTGATTGTCGAACCGGGCAAACCCGTCGTCACCGACCCCAATGCCACCGTTGCCTGGAGCGGCTCACTCGAACCTCAGATCAAAACCGACGTCAGCTTGAAGAGTTTCCTCGGCCGGGGATCAGGAGAATCCTTCCAAATGCTCTTCGAAGGCTCCGGATTTGTCACCATCCAGCCATACGAAGAAGTGGCTTACCAAGCTTCTTCGTAA
- a CDS encoding TIGR01212 family radical SAM protein (This family includes YhcC from E. coli K-12, an uncharacterized radical SAM protein.): protein MSDQENISGTGETRSGKQVEVVEPYYRAYGPWLRKKFGGQRVYKVIADAGFTCPNRDGSKGYGGCSYCNVDSFTPSLTRSLPSLKEQLLASMARAKGRFGAEKFIVYFQPNTNTYAPVDQLQSLYDEALAVNPEETVGLSVGTRPDCLDPEKIALLESYADRYAVDLELGMESIHESTLAQINRGCSHAELVRVLESLKGSPMDVCLHMIFGFPWESHEQMLAYAEEVNRHSAVGFVKLHHLHVVKGSILGARYLKEPFPVFSLEKYMEFLADFLPRLRSDIVVQRLFGVAEQDLLIAPDWGMRKAAVQTYLDKELTARGVVQGGAVQS, encoded by the coding sequence GTGAGTGATCAAGAGAACATATCCGGAACGGGTGAGACCCGGTCGGGCAAGCAGGTCGAAGTTGTGGAACCCTACTACCGCGCTTACGGCCCGTGGCTGAGAAAGAAGTTCGGCGGGCAGCGGGTCTACAAGGTGATTGCCGATGCGGGGTTTACCTGCCCGAACCGTGACGGAAGCAAGGGGTATGGAGGCTGCTCCTACTGCAATGTGGATTCATTTACCCCCTCACTGACGCGTTCACTTCCAAGTTTAAAAGAACAGTTGCTCGCCAGTATGGCCCGAGCCAAAGGAAGGTTCGGCGCGGAAAAATTCATCGTTTATTTTCAACCGAATACCAATACCTATGCTCCGGTGGATCAACTGCAGTCGCTCTACGATGAGGCCTTGGCTGTGAACCCGGAGGAAACGGTGGGCTTGTCGGTTGGTACCAGGCCGGACTGCCTGGACCCGGAAAAAATTGCCTTGCTGGAGAGTTATGCTGACCGCTATGCCGTGGATTTGGAGTTGGGGATGGAATCGATTCATGAGTCCACCCTTGCGCAAATCAACCGGGGCTGCAGTCATGCCGAGTTGGTTCGGGTGCTGGAATCATTGAAAGGGTCACCGATGGACGTGTGCCTGCATATGATTTTTGGTTTCCCATGGGAGAGTCACGAGCAAATGTTGGCCTATGCAGAGGAGGTCAATCGCCACTCTGCGGTTGGTTTTGTCAAACTTCATCACTTGCACGTGGTGAAGGGATCCATTCTTGGGGCGCGATATCTAAAGGAGCCGTTTCCGGTCTTCAGCCTCGAAAAATACATGGAGTTTTTGGCTGATTTTCTGCCGCGTCTGCGGTCAGATATCGTTGTGCAGCGCCTGTTCGGCGTGGCAGAGCAGGATCTGTTGATTGCCCCCGATTGGGGGATGCGTAAGGCTGCGGTTCAGACTTATCTGGATAAGGAACTGACTGCACGTGGTGTGGTTCAAGGTGGTGCGGTTCAGAGCTAA
- a CDS encoding TRAP transporter large permease, with translation MSLAITILLVLFVVLLVIDIPIAFVLAAVTVVAAWALGYEQVLVTVASDMASGPESFTLLAIPFFILAGELLGAGGQARRLIDFASALVGRFPGGLAWVNTLTCMLFGAISGSAAAAVSSIGGTLIPEMNRKGYDRDFNIALTTSSATTGLLIPPSNVMIVYAVSMGNVSIAKLFMAGIIPGVLVGLMLMVISYVVSRKKGIVQGSTTSESVIKSGLMALPSLMLVVLVLGGIMAGIFTPTEASAIAVVWAFLLAVVFFREVKIVELKGIIYRAAKTTAVVLLLVAASRAMSQFLTTEQIPQMCSAALIGMSENPVVIILTINVLLLIVGIFMDMTPAVLIFTPILAPVTAALGIDPVHFGIIMITNLCIGLCTPPVGTCLFVGCSVGKGNIARVSRAMIPFYIAMIIALMLISFFEEISLWLPNTFG, from the coding sequence ATGAGCCTCGCCATCACCATTCTACTGGTCCTCTTCGTCGTTCTCCTGGTGATCGATATCCCGATCGCCTTTGTCCTCGCCGCCGTTACCGTCGTTGCAGCCTGGGCACTGGGGTATGAACAAGTGCTCGTCACCGTGGCATCGGATATGGCCTCGGGACCGGAGAGCTTCACCCTGCTCGCCATTCCCTTTTTCATTCTCGCCGGTGAGCTTCTCGGTGCCGGAGGACAGGCGCGCCGACTAATCGACTTTGCCTCTGCGCTGGTCGGACGTTTCCCCGGTGGACTCGCTTGGGTGAACACCCTGACCTGCATGCTCTTTGGCGCCATTTCCGGTTCAGCAGCAGCAGCCGTGTCATCGATCGGTGGTACTCTGATCCCGGAAATGAACCGGAAAGGCTACGACCGCGATTTTAATATCGCGCTAACCACCAGCTCAGCCACCACCGGGCTCCTCATCCCTCCCAGCAATGTCATGATCGTTTATGCCGTGTCGATGGGGAACGTCTCGATCGCCAAGCTGTTTATGGCCGGCATCATCCCTGGAGTCCTCGTCGGTCTGATGCTCATGGTCATCAGTTATGTGGTGAGCCGCAAAAAAGGAATCGTCCAAGGATCGACAACATCCGAAAGCGTCATCAAAAGCGGACTAATGGCATTGCCCAGTCTGATGTTGGTTGTGCTCGTTCTCGGGGGGATCATGGCGGGCATTTTCACTCCGACCGAAGCTTCGGCCATCGCCGTTGTCTGGGCCTTTCTGCTTGCCGTTGTCTTCTTCCGCGAAGTCAAGATTGTGGAGCTCAAGGGCATCATCTACCGGGCAGCCAAGACCACCGCGGTGGTCCTGCTATTGGTTGCCGCCAGCCGGGCAATGAGCCAGTTCCTCACCACCGAACAGATCCCTCAGATGTGCAGCGCCGCCCTGATCGGCATGAGTGAAAACCCGGTTGTCATCATCCTGACCATCAACGTCCTGCTCCTCATCGTCGGTATCTTCATGGACATGACCCCAGCGGTCTTGATCTTCACCCCGATCCTCGCTCCGGTAACCGCCGCCCTCGGCATCGATCCGGTACATTTTGGCATCATCATGATCACCAACCTCTGCATCGGCCTGTGCACCCCGCCCGTTGGAACCTGCCTCTTTGTCGGCTGCAGTGTGGGTAAGGGAAACATCGCGCGGGTTTCACGTGCCATGATCCCCTTCTACATCGCCATGATCATCGCCCTGATGCTGATCAGCTTCTTCGAAGAGATCTCGCTGTGGCTTCCCAATACCTTCGGCTAA
- a CDS encoding TRAP transporter small permease, translating to MQSLNRILHAILTWFSIGVFTILIIDVVLGVGSRYLVGNQIRWTEELATFLLVWLVFCGAAIAYRDNAHLGINLLMTKLHPGAAKKLRIVALIIVLFFTLAVMVVGGIQLTMERLHFGQMMSTLGIQKAWLYLSVPFSGTFIALFNIEMLINTIQSKTEGSADA from the coding sequence ATGCAATCACTCAACCGCATCTTACACGCGATCCTCACCTGGTTTTCCATCGGGGTGTTTACAATCCTCATCATCGATGTCGTGCTCGGCGTCGGATCCCGCTACCTTGTAGGCAACCAGATCCGCTGGACGGAAGAGCTCGCCACCTTCCTCCTGGTCTGGCTGGTCTTCTGTGGCGCCGCCATTGCTTACCGCGACAACGCCCACCTCGGCATCAACCTCCTCATGACCAAACTCCACCCGGGAGCAGCAAAAAAACTACGGATCGTCGCCCTGATCATCGTGCTCTTCTTTACCCTTGCCGTCATGGTCGTCGGGGGAATTCAACTCACGATGGAGCGACTTCACTTCGGCCAAATGATGTCGACGCTTGGCATCCAAAAAGCGTGGCTCTACCTCTCCGTCCCCTTCAGCGGAACCTTCATCGCCTTGTTTAATATCGAAATGCTGATCAACACCATCCAATCGAAAACAGAAGGGAGCGCCGACGCATGA
- a CDS encoding TRAP transporter substrate-binding protein gives MKKTSSNIISSSILGVLLICIILAIVSRSQNLPDRGTLKCAHSLPANHPVHQGIEFMGQRLEEISDGKMKLVIFPSGQMGDETRCIEQVQRGSLAMTKTSTAPMGNFVSLMKVFSLPYLFDDADHFWEVLEGEIGQELLQRLSVRDNGKESGFTGLGYFDSGSRNFYATEPIRTPADMVGKKFRVMRDPVAMDLVEALGGSPTPIPWGELYTALKQGVVDGAENNPPSITSSKHSEICKHLTLDAHSRIPDMVVVSDRVWKRLSAQEQQWLKQAMIEATEYQRKLWVEATQKSLKAMEQDGVSILTVDTTPYRDACKPVIKKYATGDIKDVYDRIRATRK, from the coding sequence ATGAAAAAAACATCCTCGAACATCATTTCCAGCAGCATTCTCGGCGTCCTGCTCATCTGCATCATTCTGGCCATCGTTTCGCGCAGCCAGAACCTGCCGGACCGAGGGACGTTAAAATGCGCCCACTCGCTACCAGCGAACCACCCGGTTCATCAAGGCATCGAGTTCATGGGACAACGACTGGAAGAAATCTCAGACGGAAAAATGAAACTTGTCATCTTTCCCTCGGGCCAGATGGGAGACGAAACCCGCTGTATCGAACAAGTCCAGCGCGGGTCACTCGCCATGACCAAAACCAGCACGGCCCCGATGGGAAACTTTGTCAGCTTGATGAAAGTATTCAGCCTTCCCTACCTTTTTGACGATGCCGACCACTTCTGGGAAGTTCTCGAAGGAGAAATCGGACAAGAGCTTCTTCAGCGCCTCTCCGTAAGAGACAACGGCAAAGAAAGCGGATTCACCGGCCTCGGGTATTTCGACTCGGGAAGCCGCAATTTTTATGCCACCGAACCCATCCGCACACCCGCCGACATGGTGGGGAAAAAATTCCGTGTGATGCGCGACCCCGTCGCCATGGATCTGGTGGAAGCTCTCGGCGGCTCCCCCACCCCCATCCCCTGGGGTGAACTCTACACCGCCCTGAAACAAGGCGTCGTGGATGGAGCGGAAAACAACCCTCCCAGCATCACATCCTCAAAACACAGCGAGATCTGCAAGCACCTCACTCTGGATGCCCACTCACGTATCCCGGACATGGTTGTCGTCAGTGACCGGGTCTGGAAAAGATTAAGCGCCCAAGAACAACAATGGCTGAAACAAGCGATGATTGAAGCCACCGAATACCAGCGAAAACTCTGGGTCGAAGCCACACAAAAATCCTTGAAAGCCATGGAACAGGATGGCGTCAGCATACTAACGGTCGACACCACCCCTTATCGGGATGCCTGCAAGCCGGTCATCAAAAAATACGCCACCGGTGATATCAAAGACGTTTACGACAGAATCCGGGCAACCCGAAAATAA
- the uxaC gene encoding glucuronate isomerase, with translation MHPFIHDDFLLTSQAARELYHGYAVDEPIFDYHCHLSPADLATNRRFNNLTDIWLEGDHYKWRAMRLHGTEEQFCTGDAGPFEKFQAFAATVPHTLRNPIYHWTHLELARYFGITTPLTPTSAKSIWEQANDQLQQESHTSWGILEQQNVRFIGTTDDPTDSLEHHITLKDSDCPATVAPTFRPDPALGIQQPTAWNHWLDRLSAVAHSDLHHLEDLKSALAGRIDFFDSVGCRASDHGLERCPLRIADDAEADLSFQKARNGKSLSADEAEGFAGNLLTFLGERYAEKRWVMQLHLGAIRNVNTGLFEKLGPDIGCDSIGDQQQIPSLALLLGELSKRQALPKTILYNLNPRDNYAFASMCGNFFEGGTKAKVQFGSGWWFLDQSDGMKWQLNALSQLGLLSHFIGMLTDSRSMMSFPRHEYFRRLLCELLGQDIADGKIPHDIGMVGEMVKNISYSNAQNYFD, from the coding sequence ATGCACCCATTCATCCACGACGACTTTTTACTCACATCCCAAGCGGCACGGGAGCTTTACCACGGCTATGCCGTCGATGAGCCGATCTTCGACTACCACTGCCATCTTTCCCCCGCGGATCTCGCCACCAACCGAAGGTTCAACAACCTTACCGACATCTGGCTCGAGGGTGATCACTACAAGTGGCGAGCCATGCGTCTGCACGGCACCGAGGAGCAATTCTGCACCGGCGACGCCGGGCCATTTGAAAAGTTTCAAGCCTTCGCTGCCACCGTCCCCCACACCCTGCGCAATCCGATCTACCATTGGACCCATCTGGAGCTCGCCCGCTACTTCGGCATCACCACGCCTCTCACCCCTACCAGCGCCAAGTCGATCTGGGAACAAGCCAACGATCAGCTGCAGCAGGAGTCCCACACATCCTGGGGGATCCTCGAACAACAAAACGTGCGCTTCATCGGCACCACCGACGATCCTACGGATTCACTCGAACATCACATCACTCTCAAGGACTCAGACTGCCCGGCCACCGTGGCTCCGACCTTCCGTCCCGACCCGGCATTGGGCATCCAACAACCCACAGCTTGGAACCACTGGCTCGACCGGCTATCTGCCGTTGCCCATTCAGACCTCCATCACCTGGAAGACCTAAAAAGTGCACTGGCCGGACGGATCGATTTTTTTGATAGCGTCGGCTGCCGGGCATCCGATCACGGGCTGGAACGCTGCCCACTCCGCATCGCGGATGACGCCGAAGCCGATCTCAGTTTTCAAAAAGCGAGAAATGGCAAATCACTCAGCGCAGATGAAGCCGAAGGCTTTGCCGGCAATCTGCTCACCTTCCTCGGTGAACGCTACGCCGAAAAACGCTGGGTGATGCAACTTCACCTCGGGGCCATCCGCAACGTCAACACCGGACTGTTCGAAAAACTCGGACCCGACATCGGGTGCGACTCGATTGGCGACCAACAACAGATCCCCTCCCTTGCCCTCCTGCTCGGAGAACTCTCAAAGCGCCAGGCGCTTCCCAAAACCATTCTCTACAACCTCAACCCCCGCGACAACTACGCCTTCGCAAGTATGTGTGGCAATTTCTTCGAAGGGGGCACCAAGGCAAAGGTCCAATTCGGCAGTGGCTGGTGGTTCCTCGACCAGTCCGACGGCATGAAGTGGCAGCTCAACGCCCTGTCCCAACTCGGCCTACTCTCCCACTTCATCGGTATGCTGACCGACTCCCGCAGTATGATGAGTTTCCCTCGCCACGAATACTTCCGCCGCCTTCTCTGCGAGCTGCTAGGCCAGGATATCGCCGATGGTAAGATCCCTCATGATATCGGCATGGTCGGCGAGATGGTCAAAAACATCTCCTACTCCAACGCCCAAAACTACTTCGACTAA